One Dreissena polymorpha isolate Duluth1 chromosome 9, UMN_Dpol_1.0, whole genome shotgun sequence genomic window carries:
- the LOC127845007 gene encoding uncharacterized protein LOC127845007, whose product MFDYSPVCMPVFSMGVFLRGLHTLPRGARYSMKFYVERTDSIPWSNTIQNHAMSWNRSLMISKLHWNIFIAATIIGLIISGFAVYVTVRFLKRKVPSDSVITDLDVELTQISQETTLQDVPHAIKNENITQMLPWQPPRYVSETHPNDGIENSHLLQRD is encoded by the exons ATGTTCGACTACAGCCCCGTGTGTATGCCAGTGTTCAGCATGGGTGTCTTCCTTCGCGGCCTGCATACCCTACCCCGGGGAGCGCGCTACAGCATGAAGTTCTACGTGGAACGCACCG ACTCCATTCCATGGTCAAACACGATCCAGAACCACGCGATGAGCTGGAACCGAAGTCTCATGATATCGAAGTTGCACTGGAATATATTTATCGCCGCCACTATCATCGGTCTTATTATATCAGGTTTTGCTGTCTACGTCACTGTAAGATTTTTGAAACGTAAAG TACCTTCGGACAGCGTCATAACAGACCTGGACGTTGAGCTAACCCAGATCTCTCAGGAGACGACCCTACAAGACGTTCCACATGCTATTAAGAATG AGAATATTACGCAGATGTTACCGTGGCAGCCCCCGCGATATGTGTCAGAAACACATCCGAACGACGGTATCGAAAACTCTCATCTGTTGCAACGTGACTGA